Proteins encoded within one genomic window of Formosa agariphila KMM 3901:
- the rpmF gene encoding 50S ribosomal protein L32: MAHPKRKISKTRRDKRRTHYKATAPQIATCPTTGEAHLYHRAHWHEGKLYYRGQVLIDNSEVEENLA, encoded by the coding sequence ATGGCACATCCTAAAAGAAAAATCTCGAAAACAAGAAGAGATAAAAGAAGAACACATTATAAAGCAACTGCGCCACAAATTGCTACTTGTCCTACAACAGGAGAAGCTCACTTATATCACAGAGCTCACTGGCATGAAGGTAAATTATACTACAGAGGTCAAGTATTAATTGACAACTCAGAGGTAGAGGAAAATCTAGCATAA